A region of Catenibacterium mitsuokai DNA encodes the following proteins:
- a CDS encoding M15 family metallopeptidase, with protein sequence MNDDYVRVKDYIPDIYVELRYATKRNFTHTKVYDFDEAYLRRGTTLKLKKVQEELKGLGYSLKIWDAYRPFTAQQYFWELIHDDEFVADPTNGPKTHNFGNVVDVTLVKSDGSEIDMPTEFDDFTSKASRDYLWLTGSPLKHVLLLEETMEKYGFIGYEGEWWHYTDEESYEYIEFNPKERHS encoded by the coding sequence ATGAACGATGATTATGTAAGAGTTAAAGATTATATTCCTGATATATATGTGGAACTACGTTATGCGACAAAACGTAACTTTACTCATACTAAAGTATATGATTTTGATGAAGCGTATTTAAGAAGAGGTACAACACTTAAACTTAAGAAGGTTCAGGAAGAATTAAAAGGATTAGGTTATAGCCTTAAAATCTGGGATGCTTATAGACCATTTACTGCACAACAGTATTTCTGGGAACTAATTCATGATGATGAGTTTGTTGCTGATCCCACAAATGGTCCTAAAACACATAACTTTGGAAATGTCGTAGATGTCACTTTAGTAAAGAGCGATGGAAGTGAAATAGATATGCCTACAGAGTTTGATGACTTTACTAGTAAAGCAAGTAGAGATTATTTATGGTTAACAGGAAGTCCTCTTAAACATGTTCTATTATTAGAAGAAACGATGGAGAAGTATGGCTTTATTGGCTATGAGGGTGAATGGTGGCATTATACAGATGAAGAGTCCTATGAGTATATAGAATTCAATCCAAAGGAAAGACACAGCTAA
- the atpG gene encoding ATP synthase F1 subunit gamma, translated as MAGQMQAIKRRIKSIESTKKITRAMELVASSKLSKTRNQLNDMKPYYTQVKDTCAQILSSAGNDIDSPYLVLNDKGEDVYIVITSTLGLCGGYNSNIFKQVEASVNDAKKIIAIGNKGLNQFKKHFKGEVDGTYVDLNTTLDFRSVVRLVASLLEGYKKKEIKSIHIVYTEYVNDLTFVPRDVTLLPLKAEDLVSDKKFHKDTLFEPSPESVLGSLIPMYLQAVIYGYLIESVTAENASRRTSMKNATDNANELTDELLLKYNQARQSAITSEVSEIVAGANAQ; from the coding sequence ATGGCTGGGCAGATGCAAGCCATCAAGCGTCGTATCAAATCAATTGAATCTACTAAGAAAATCACAAGAGCTATGGAACTTGTTGCTAGCTCTAAGCTTTCTAAGACTAGAAATCAGTTGAATGACATGAAGCCTTATTATACACAGGTAAAGGATACTTGTGCACAGATCTTATCTTCTGCAGGAAATGATATTGATTCTCCTTATTTGGTATTAAATGATAAGGGTGAAGATGTTTATATCGTTATCACTTCTACTTTAGGTTTATGTGGTGGATATAACTCTAATATCTTTAAGCAGGTTGAAGCATCAGTGAATGATGCCAAGAAGATTATCGCGATTGGTAATAAAGGCTTAAATCAGTTTAAGAAACATTTTAAAGGTGAAGTAGATGGTACTTATGTAGACCTTAATACGACCCTTGATTTTAGAAGTGTTGTGAGATTAGTTGCGTCACTTCTAGAAGGCTATAAGAAAAAAGAAATTAAGTCTATTCATATTGTATATACAGAATATGTGAATGATTTAACTTTCGTACCTAGAGATGTGACTCTTCTTCCACTTAAGGCAGAAGATCTTGTCTCTGATAAGAAATTCCATAAAGATACATTGTTTGAACCAAGTCCTGAATCAGTACTTGGAAGCTTAATTCCGATGTATTTACAGGCCGTTATCTATGGTTACTTGATTGAATCAGTGACTGCAGAAAATGCGTCTAGACGAACATCTATGAAGAATGCAACAGACAATGCAAATGAATTAACAGATGAGTTGTTATTAAAATACAACCAGGCACGTCAGAGCGCGATTACGAGTGAAGTGAGTGAAATCGTTGCTGGTGCCAATGCACAATAA
- a CDS encoding sugar transferase, producing the protein MYKRKLRGWAKHLDFLIADLICLQLAIFLAYYMRHGILDLYTRSLYVNIAIVMTLLDMLIIIFFNILKNILKRNNVTEMIKVIEKSLLLMVVSTAYIFYAQKDDVSRLTLGFTCVFDAMFTYIVHCVMKPIVRRRRKNNKKSLIVITESEYIDSITENKKTFGLDEYQSVGFAILDKNMEGQKSNGWSIVASQDTVIDYVLRQWMDEALVILPREDVFSTSLVKDLAEMGLAVHVEISEYNSLKGYRKQFERMGENQVLTVSMNSINEYDWIAKRILDILGGLVGCLITLILTIFLAPAIFIASPGPIFFKQKRVGRNGKVFNMYKFRSMYMDAEERKKELMAQNRVKDGMMFKLEYDPRIIGCKKKADGTIKKGVGNFIRDWSLDEFPQFFNVLKGDMSLVGTRPPTLDEWNKYELRHRARLAFKPGITGMWQVSGRSNITDFEEIARLDKEYIKNWKFSLDIHILLKTVQVVFKKEGSM; encoded by the coding sequence ATGTATAAAAGGAAACTAAGAGGATGGGCAAAGCATTTAGACTTTTTAATTGCGGACCTGATTTGTTTACAGCTAGCCATTTTTCTAGCTTACTATATGCGTCATGGAATACTTGATTTATATACTAGATCATTGTATGTCAATATCGCTATAGTTATGACATTATTGGATATGTTGATTATTATATTCTTTAATATTTTAAAGAATATTTTAAAGCGTAATAACGTTACAGAAATGATAAAGGTAATAGAGAAATCGTTATTATTAATGGTTGTATCTACTGCTTATATTTTCTATGCGCAGAAGGATGATGTATCACGTTTAACTTTAGGTTTTACATGTGTATTTGATGCAATGTTTACTTATATTGTGCATTGTGTTATGAAGCCAATTGTAAGACGTAGAAGAAAGAATAATAAGAAGTCATTGATTGTGATTACAGAGTCTGAGTATATTGATTCTATTACAGAGAATAAGAAAACATTTGGTTTAGATGAATATCAGAGTGTTGGATTTGCGATTCTAGATAAGAATATGGAAGGCCAGAAATCAAATGGCTGGTCTATTGTTGCGTCTCAGGATACTGTCATAGATTATGTATTGAGACAGTGGATGGATGAGGCATTGGTTATTCTTCCTAGAGAAGATGTTTTCTCAACTTCTTTAGTTAAAGACTTAGCTGAAATGGGTCTTGCAGTACATGTAGAAATCAGTGAATATAACTCATTAAAGGGTTATCGTAAACAGTTTGAAAGAATGGGTGAAAACCAGGTATTGACTGTCAGCATGAACTCTATTAATGAATACGACTGGATTGCCAAGAGAATACTAGATATTTTAGGTGGTTTAGTAGGCTGCTTAATTACACTCATTCTAACAATTTTCTTAGCTCCTGCAATTTTTATTGCGTCTCCAGGACCAATCTTCTTTAAACAGAAGAGAGTTGGTAGAAATGGTAAAGTGTTCAATATGTATAAGTTTAGAAGTATGTATATGGATGCTGAAGAGCGTAAGAAAGAACTTATGGCGCAGAATAGAGTCAAGGACGGTATGATGTTTAAGCTTGAATATGACCCTCGTATTATTGGCTGTAAGAAGAAAGCCGATGGAACTATTAAGAAGGGTGTGGGTAACTTTATTAGAGACTGGTCTCTTGATGAATTCCCTCAGTTCTTTAATGTATTAAAGGGTGATATGAGTTTAGTAGGTACTAGACCTCCTACTCTTGATGAATGGAATAAGTATGAATTACGTCATAGAGCACGTCTTGCATTTAAGCCAGGTATTACAGGTATGTGGCAGGTAAGTGGTAGAAGTAACATCACTGATTTTGAAGAAATCGCAAGATTAGATAAAGAATATATCAAGAACTGGAAGTTCAGTCTTGATATTCATATCTTATTGAAGACAGTACAGGTTGTTTTCAAAAAAGAAGGATCAATGTAA
- the atpC gene encoding ATP synthase F1 subunit epsilon, with protein MSKFHLHIVTPKGTYRDVDVDILNIRTTDGQMGILAHHMPLASGVEIAEMNYRIDKDRYEFAVGGGFVYVDGDNTVTLIVNDIESPEEIDLRRAEEAKARAEERLKSKNPDIDYQRAEIALKKAITRIHVKNNY; from the coding sequence GTGAGTAAATTTCATTTACATATCGTCACTCCTAAAGGTACCTACAGGGATGTAGACGTAGATATTCTGAACATCAGAACAACTGATGGTCAGATGGGTATACTTGCTCACCATATGCCATTGGCGAGTGGTGTGGAAATCGCCGAAATGAATTATAGGATTGATAAAGACAGATATGAATTCGCTGTTGGTGGTGGATTTGTTTATGTAGATGGTGATAATACTGTTACACTTATTGTGAATGATATTGAATCGCCAGAAGAAATCGATCTACGTAGAGCTGAAGAAGCAAAGGCAAGAGCTGAAGAGAGATTAAAATCAAAGAATCCAGATATCGATTATCAGCGTGCTGAAATTGCGTTAAAGAAGGCTATTACACGTATTCATGTCAAAAACAATTACTAA
- a CDS encoding GtrA family protein, producing MKKDKDIFDRIMEWKILSIFNPFYKKYKEVLLYLFFGGLTTFISIGSYAFFDIGMHMDPMIANIFSWILAVLFAYITNRIWVFDSNAEDMNGILKEMVSFFGGRVATLLMEEVILYVGIKLLSMNSIGVKVSAQILVLIGNYLISKLFVFKK from the coding sequence ATGAAAAAAGATAAAGATATATTTGATAGAATCATGGAGTGGAAGATCTTAAGTATCTTTAATCCATTTTATAAGAAATATAAAGAAGTATTACTCTATTTATTCTTTGGTGGTTTAACGACTTTTATTAGCATCGGTTCTTATGCATTCTTTGATATTGGTATGCATATGGATCCAATGATTGCGAATATCTTCTCTTGGATATTAGCGGTATTATTTGCGTATATAACAAACCGTATCTGGGTATTTGATAGTAATGCGGAAGATATGAATGGGATTCTTAAAGAAATGGTTTCTTTCTTTGGGGGACGTGTTGCAACTCTTTTAATGGAAGAAGTCATTTTATATGTGGGTATTAAGTTATTAAGTATGAATAGTATTGGTGTAAAGGTTTCAGCACAGATTCTAGTGCTTATTGGAAATTATTTAATTAGTAAGCTATTTGTATTTAAGAAGTAA
- a CDS encoding acyltransferase, whose product MKTKKIEYIDLANVIAAIAVVFLHTNGCFWEFNKSRYWITANLIESVFIFAVPVFFMISSVTLMDYQKRYNTKTFLKKRFSKTVIPFLFWTFVGLVFDIVFLHTLKPSDLTLRVLVDGIINNQFVTIYWFFMPLFGIYLSIPLFASIPEEKRIELFKYLFIIGFIFNGTIPFLLSAMHIDMAWPLGINVVSGYAIFVVMGYLIHKMDFTPNQRCIIYVAGLAGFLMHFGGTYFESYALGGVSQIYKNLMQAPILMYSGAVFLFIKQISSKVMQTKISKSVQFIKKYTFPIYLMHYYIIEILNRYLHLANYTKSIIYRLGMPLVVIPITIILTAFIRKLRVGKKVLP is encoded by the coding sequence ATGAAAACGAAAAAGATAGAATATATCGATTTGGCGAATGTTATTGCGGCAATTGCAGTTGTATTTCTACATACCAATGGATGTTTCTGGGAATTTAATAAATCAAGATATTGGATTACTGCGAACTTAATTGAAAGTGTATTTATTTTTGCAGTTCCTGTATTCTTTATGATTTCAAGTGTGACATTGATGGATTATCAAAAGAGATATAATACAAAGACTTTTTTAAAGAAACGTTTTTCTAAGACAGTGATTCCATTTCTATTCTGGACATTTGTAGGTCTAGTATTTGATATTGTTTTCTTACACACACTTAAACCATCTGATTTAACTTTAAGAGTTCTAGTAGATGGTATTATTAATAATCAATTTGTGACTATTTATTGGTTCTTTATGCCATTGTTTGGAATCTATTTATCTATTCCTCTTTTTGCATCTATTCCGGAAGAAAAAAGAATCGAGCTATTTAAATATTTATTCATCATTGGATTTATTTTTAATGGAACTATTCCATTCCTTCTTTCTGCAATGCATATTGATATGGCGTGGCCTTTAGGAATTAATGTGGTAAGTGGTTATGCAATTTTTGTAGTTATGGGTTATTTGATTCATAAGATGGATTTTACACCTAATCAAAGATGTATTATTTATGTAGCTGGTTTGGCTGGTTTCTTAATGCATTTTGGAGGTACTTATTTTGAATCTTATGCATTAGGTGGTGTAAGCCAGATCTATAAGAATTTAATGCAGGCCCCTATTTTGATGTATTCTGGTGCGGTTTTCTTATTTATCAAACAGATCAGTAGTAAAGTCATGCAGACTAAAATATCTAAATCTGTACAGTTCATTAAGAAATATACATTCCCTATTTATTTAATGCATTATTACATTATTGAAATCTTAAATAGATACCTACATCTTGCGAATTATACAAAGTCAATTATCTATCGTTTAGGTATGCCGCTTGTTGTGATTCCTATTACGATTATTTTAACGGCATTCATTCGAAAATTAAGAGTGGGAAAGAAAGTATTACCATAA
- a CDS encoding L,D-transpeptidase family protein: protein MKKLSKLLLGLILSFMVIQVPLALNHSVYALDDETTEDVITPKSGLMYEDNQFVYYSDGKVNKEFKGLAEYKGEKYYVQNGTVDTKLTDVVYIDGTWYYIDKGRLNEKTRDVIYHCGGWYFVENGTIDWTYTGVVEHCGGYFYVEKGQINWNYTGACKTDGVLYYIRKGSLDTNKNGLTYVDGTWFLLEKGKLKTDYTGLVQYEGRWYYVENGILNWNYTGLTKYYSTWYMVVNGQLDWKFNDVTYYFGTWYYVKNGVLDWNYTGLTQHCGTWYYVDHGRINWDYTGLTKYYSTWYMVVNGQLDWNFTNLTKYYGTWYYVENGKLNWNYTDLFQYFGTWYCIRGGVLDWNYTGLAYHAGSYYYINHGVLDWNYSGSAQIDGKGRYYEVVNGVMVYSALDKMRGLVRNETSPTNYIILVDRAAHRVGIFKGGKNNWQDVQYYKCCVGKPSTPTVSGTYYVGIKGKYFNTGSRGRCWYYTQITGNYLFHSVIYDRQNTPKKIIDNAMDAAVSHGCVRLDVDHAKWIYDNIPKKTKVIIY, encoded by the coding sequence ATGAAGAAACTAAGTAAGTTGTTATTAGGCTTGATTTTATCTTTTATGGTTATTCAGGTACCTCTTGCTTTGAATCATTCTGTTTATGCATTAGATGATGAAACAACAGAAGATGTAATTACACCAAAGTCAGGACTTATGTATGAAGATAATCAGTTTGTCTATTATTCAGATGGGAAAGTAAACAAAGAGTTTAAAGGACTAGCTGAATACAAAGGTGAAAAGTATTATGTACAGAATGGGACTGTAGATACAAAGTTAACTGATGTAGTCTATATTGATGGTACTTGGTATTATATTGATAAAGGTCGCTTGAATGAAAAAACAAGGGATGTTATTTATCATTGTGGTGGATGGTACTTTGTAGAGAATGGTACGATTGACTGGACTTATACAGGTGTAGTAGAACATTGTGGTGGCTACTTCTATGTTGAAAAAGGTCAGATCAACTGGAACTATACTGGTGCATGTAAAACAGATGGTGTTTTATACTACATTCGTAAAGGCTCTCTTGATACGAATAAGAATGGTTTAACATATGTTGATGGGACATGGTTCTTATTAGAAAAAGGTAAGCTAAAGACTGATTATACTGGTTTAGTTCAGTATGAAGGTAGATGGTACTATGTTGAGAATGGTATTCTTAATTGGAATTATACAGGTCTAACAAAGTACTATAGTACATGGTATATGGTTGTGAATGGACAGTTAGACTGGAAATTCAATGATGTCACTTATTACTTTGGTACTTGGTACTATGTAAAGAATGGTGTTCTTGATTGGAATTATACAGGTTTAACACAACATTGTGGTACTTGGTATTATGTAGACCATGGTAGAATCAATTGGGATTATACAGGCTTAACAAAGTATTATAGTACATGGTATATGGTTGTGAATGGACAGTTAGATTGGAATTTCACTAATCTAACTAAATACTATGGTACTTGGTATTATGTAGAAAATGGTAAGCTAAACTGGAACTATACTGATTTATTCCAGTACTTTGGTACATGGTATTGTATTAGAGGCGGTGTTCTTGATTGGAACTATACAGGTTTAGCCTATCATGCAGGTAGTTATTACTACATTAATCATGGTGTATTAGATTGGAATTATTCTGGTTCTGCACAGATCGATGGTAAAGGCAGATACTATGAAGTAGTTAATGGTGTGATGGTTTATAGTGCTTTAGATAAGATGCGTGGATTAGTGCGTAATGAAACAAGTCCTACAAACTATATTATACTTGTAGATAGAGCGGCACATCGTGTAGGTATCTTTAAAGGCGGTAAGAACAACTGGCAGGATGTACAGTATTATAAGTGCTGTGTTGGTAAACCTTCTACCCCTACTGTAAGTGGTACTTATTATGTGGGTATTAAAGGTAAATACTTTAATACAGGCTCAAGAGGTAGATGCTGGTATTATACACAGATTACTGGTAACTACTTATTCCATTCAGTTATCTATGATAGACAGAATACTCCGAAGAAAATTATTGATAATGCGATGGATGCAGCAGTCTCTCATGGCTGTGTAAGATTAGATGTTGATCATGCGAAATGGATTTATGACAACATTCCTAAGAAGACTAAAGTAATTATTTATTAA
- a CDS encoding glycoside hydrolase family 25 protein: MKKTFFKFWVIILSCFMVLSNASLPSYSEDISDNEKNDIANSFRYTDGETREGHSMSLFSRSAVDSSWPKDSKAIAKGIDVSTHNEKIDWKRVKQSGVDYAIIRCGYGTNETSQDDKRWEENVKGCVENNIPYGVYLYSYADTVAKASSEADHAIRLLQGKKLSYPVYYDLEEYAVRNKVSKTGIGDIAETFCNKLSAKGYTVGIYASKDWFTNYLTDSRFSSWTKWVAQYNSTCTYTGTYDMWQCSSTGSVPGISGRVDLNYAYKTFNGPSNVNKPQYSDGLHQVNGGLYYYTNNQINKSYNGIASYNGNDYLVVNGKVDTSKTGFTQAGVNWYMLSAGKVNKNFTDLYYYNKNWFYINKGVLDWSFNGPVSYNNNIYYVESSMITWKYNNVAAYNGIKYYFSSSQIDYGYNDLFYTGDTWYYIKGGKVDTGFTGLYYFNSDWYYIENGQITWTYTSLVKYNGAIYYVDRSMIRWNHRGLVESNGTLYYVSNSMVDYNFNDLYEQDGKYYYIKNGQVDKSYTGIYKYNGKRYYIENGVINPQYTGVVENGGNYLYVTKGIVDENYTALTYYKNNWYYFDNGSINWNYSNLILYNNTWYYIHKGMIHWNYNGVVQYYQTKYCVKNGEVAWNYTGLAQSEDGTWYYIKKGVVDYSHSGLIYYNNEWFYVDHGVINWDYCSLVLYNKRWYYVDHGKINWGYTDLVKYGETWYYVRNGEVDWNFTDVVYYYGTWYYVKKGKLDWNHTGLFQHSGTWYYIRDGRINYSYKGLVYHSGNYFYVENGEVNWNFNGYAQVNNKGTYYKVVNGKRV; the protein is encoded by the coding sequence ATGAAGAAAACATTTTTTAAGTTTTGGGTTATTATTTTATCTTGTTTTATGGTTTTAAGTAATGCATCTCTACCATCCTATAGTGAAGATATCAGTGATAATGAAAAGAATGATATTGCGAATAGCTTTAGATATACAGATGGAGAAACTAGAGAAGGACATTCTATGAGTCTCTTTTCACGTTCAGCGGTTGATTCTTCCTGGCCTAAGGATTCAAAAGCTATCGCAAAAGGTATTGATGTAAGTACCCATAATGAAAAGATTGACTGGAAAAGAGTAAAACAATCAGGTGTTGATTATGCGATTATTCGATGTGGATATGGTACAAATGAAACATCTCAGGATGACAAGAGATGGGAAGAGAATGTAAAGGGATGTGTAGAAAACAATATTCCTTATGGTGTGTATTTGTATTCTTATGCAGATACTGTCGCAAAGGCTTCTAGTGAAGCAGATCATGCGATTCGTTTATTACAAGGTAAGAAGTTAAGCTATCCTGTTTATTATGATTTAGAAGAATATGCAGTGCGTAATAAAGTGAGTAAGACAGGCATTGGTGATATTGCGGAAACATTCTGCAATAAGTTATCTGCAAAAGGATATACAGTAGGTATTTATGCCAGCAAGGATTGGTTTACGAATTACTTAACAGACAGTCGATTCTCTTCCTGGACGAAGTGGGTTGCACAATATAACAGTACTTGTACTTATACGGGTACTTATGATATGTGGCAATGTTCTTCTACTGGTAGCGTACCTGGAATTTCAGGACGTGTCGATTTGAACTATGCGTATAAGACGTTTAATGGTCCATCTAATGTGAATAAACCTCAATATTCTGATGGATTACATCAAGTCAATGGCGGACTTTACTATTATACAAATAACCAGATCAATAAATCATATAATGGTATTGCATCCTATAATGGTAATGATTATCTGGTTGTGAATGGTAAGGTGGATACATCTAAAACTGGATTCACCCAAGCAGGTGTGAACTGGTATATGTTGAGTGCAGGTAAGGTGAATAAGAACTTTACTGACCTGTATTACTACAATAAGAACTGGTTCTATATCAATAAAGGTGTATTGGATTGGTCATTTAATGGCCCGGTTTCATACAACAACAATATCTATTATGTAGAAAGTAGCATGATTACCTGGAAGTATAATAATGTAGCAGCATATAATGGCATTAAATATTACTTCTCAAGTAGTCAGATAGATTATGGATATAATGATTTATTCTATACAGGTGATACCTGGTATTATATAAAAGGTGGAAAAGTAGATACGGGATTCACCGGTCTCTATTATTTCAACAGTGATTGGTATTATATAGAAAATGGACAAATTACCTGGACCTATACAAGTCTAGTTAAATACAATGGAGCCATTTATTATGTTGATCGTAGTATGATTCGATGGAATCATAGAGGCTTAGTAGAATCAAATGGTACTTTGTATTATGTTTCAAATAGTATGGTAGATTATAATTTCAATGACCTTTATGAACAGGATGGAAAATACTACTATATTAAGAATGGTCAGGTAGATAAGAGTTATACTGGTATTTATAAATATAATGGTAAACGTTATTATATTGAGAATGGTGTGATTAATCCACAATATACAGGTGTCGTGGAGAATGGTGGAAATTATCTCTATGTCACTAAGGGGATTGTAGATGAAAATTATACCGCATTAACTTACTATAAGAACAACTGGTATTATTTTGATAATGGTTCAATAAACTGGAATTACAGCAACTTAATTCTTTACAACAACACTTGGTACTATATTCATAAAGGTATGATTCATTGGAACTACAATGGTGTTGTTCAGTACTATCAGACAAAATATTGTGTGAAGAATGGTGAGGTTGCCTGGAATTATACAGGACTTGCACAAAGTGAAGATGGTACTTGGTACTATATTAAGAAGGGTGTTGTAGATTATAGTCATTCAGGACTTATTTATTATAATAATGAATGGTTCTATGTGGATCATGGTGTGATCAACTGGGATTATTGTAGTTTAGTTCTTTATAATAAGAGATGGTATTATGTGGATCATGGTAAGATCAATTGGGGCTATACGGACTTAGTGAAATATGGAGAAACATGGTACTATGTGAGAAATGGTGAAGTAGATTGGAATTTTACTGATGTCGTTTATTATTATGGTACTTGGTATTATGTGAAGAAAGGTAAGCTTGATTGGAACCACACAGGCTTATTCCAACATTCAGGTACTTGGTATTATATAAGAGATGGACGTATCAACTATAGCTATAAAGGTCTTGTTTATCATTCTGGTAATTACTTCTATGTAGAAAATGGTGAAGTTAACTGGAACTTCAATGGTTATGCCCAGGTGAACAATAAAGGAACTTACTATAAAGTAGTTAATGGTAAACGTGTTTAG
- a CDS encoding VanZ family protein, producing the protein MKKKVLRILLTLLIIAWMGLIFFFSSQTGPASASSSHSVLYLLGHISKSLTGHDLVAALSPAAFGFLEFIIRKCAHMFAYFILSILTMSLLFTYKKYPIRFKACISLLISFLYACSDELHQFFVGGRSASFKDVLIDSTGACIGILLTIIIYIIIKKAQHH; encoded by the coding sequence ATGAAGAAAAAAGTATTACGTATTCTACTCACTCTACTCATCATTGCCTGGATGGGACTTATATTCTTTTTCTCTAGCCAAACAGGTCCAGCAAGTGCATCTTCTTCTCATTCTGTCTTATATCTATTAGGACATATTTCAAAGAGTCTTACAGGGCATGATTTAGTGGCCGCATTATCACCTGCAGCTTTTGGTTTCCTAGAATTCATTATTCGTAAATGTGCGCATATGTTTGCATATTTTATCTTAAGTATTCTCACAATGTCACTTTTGTTTACATATAAAAAATATCCTATACGTTTCAAAGCATGTATCTCTTTACTAATCAGCTTTCTTTATGCCTGTTCAGATGAACTTCATCAGTTCTTTGTAGGAGGGCGCAGTGCAAGTTTTAAAGATGTTCTCATAGATTCCACAGGTGCATGTATTGGAATACTTCTTACAATTATCATTTATATCATAATCAAAAAGGCACAGCATCATTAG
- the atpD gene encoding F0F1 ATP synthase subunit beta: MSLNVGKIIKAQGPVVDVQFAADKDLPDLNTAITIDNHGEELTVEVAQHIGDDIVRCIAMGPTDGLTRGMDAVDTNAPISVPVGNKTLGRMFNVLGHSIDGKDELTEEKHMPIHRSAPTFADQRTETEILETGIKVVDLICPFIKGGKIGLFGGAGVGKTVLIQEFINNIATEHNGLSVFAGVGERSREGNDLYYEMKESGVLDKTTLVFGQMNEPPGSRLRVALSALTMAEYFRDEQGQDVLLFIDNIFRFTQAGSEVSALLGRVPSQAGYQPTLATEMGQLQERITSTKQGSITSVQAVYVPADDMTDPAPATTFTHLDARVVLDRSIAALGIYPAVDPLNSSSRGLDPNVVGKEHYEVAHGVTQMLQKYQELQDIIAILGMDELSEEDKLIVARARRIRNFLSQPFTVAEQFTGLDGKYVHVDDTVKGFKEILEGKYDDLPEQAFHNVGTIEEAVKKAETLSE, encoded by the coding sequence ATGTCTTTGAATGTTGGTAAGATTATCAAGGCTCAGGGTCCAGTTGTCGATGTACAGTTCGCTGCGGATAAAGATCTTCCAGATCTAAATACAGCTATCACAATTGATAACCATGGTGAAGAGTTAACTGTAGAAGTTGCTCAGCATATTGGTGATGATATTGTAAGATGTATCGCAATGGGTCCTACTGATGGTCTAACAAGAGGTATGGATGCTGTGGATACTAATGCACCTATTAGTGTTCCAGTAGGTAATAAAACACTTGGTAGAATGTTCAACGTATTAGGACATTCTATTGATGGTAAAGATGAATTGACTGAAGAAAAACATATGCCAATTCATAGATCAGCACCTACATTTGCTGATCAGAGAACAGAAACTGAAATTCTTGAAACAGGTATTAAAGTCGTTGACTTGATTTGTCCATTCATCAAGGGTGGTAAGATTGGATTGTTTGGTGGTGCCGGTGTAGGTAAGACAGTTCTTATCCAGGAATTCATCAACAACATCGCAACTGAACATAACGGTTTATCAGTATTCGCCGGTGTTGGTGAACGTTCTCGTGAAGGTAATGATTTGTATTATGAAATGAAAGAAAGTGGTGTATTAGATAAGACAACACTAGTGTTTGGTCAGATGAATGAACCACCTGGATCAAGACTTAGAGTTGCATTATCAGCACTTACTATGGCGGAATATTTCCGTGATGAACAGGGACAGGATGTCTTACTATTCATCGATAATATCTTCCGTTTCACTCAGGCTGGTTCAGAAGTATCTGCCCTACTTGGACGTGTTCCATCTCAGGCAGGTTATCAGCCAACTCTTGCAACTGAAATGGGTCAGTTACAGGAACGTATTACTTCAACTAAACAGGGTTCTATCACATCAGTACAGGCTGTTTATGTACCTGCCGATGATATGACTGACCCTGCTCCAGCAACTACATTCACACACCTTGATGCAAGAGTTGTACTTGATCGTAGTATTGCAGCATTAGGTATTTACCCTGCAGTAGATCCACTAAACTCTTCTTCTAGAGGTCTTGATCCAAACGTTGTTGGTAAAGAACATTATGAAGTGGCTCATGGAGTAACTCAGATGTTACAGAAATATCAGGAATTACAGGATATTATCGCAATTCTTGGTATGGATGAATTGAGTGAAGAAGATAAACTTATCGTTGCACGTGCAAGAAGAATTAGAAACTTCTTATCACAGCCATTTACTGTAGCTGAACAGTTCACAGGTTTAGATGGTAAGTATGTACATGTTGATGATACAGTAAAAGGATTTAAAGAAATTCTAGAAGGCAAATATGACGATTTACCAGAGCAGGCTTTCCATAATGTAGGTACTATTGAAGAAGCAGTAAAGAAAGCTGAAACTTTAAGTGAGTAA